GCCGGTATCGCCTCAAGAAATACGCTCACCATGTTCGCTCGTTTACCTTTTTACCTGAGCTCAGCTTAAAGACCACTTCCTCGCCCTGCTCTCGTGTTCTGATTCTCACCTCGTGCAAGGGCGCTGCGCTAAGCGCCTCAGCCGCGAGCTCTTTCAACTCCGCACGGCTGAAAACTGCAGTTGCATCGAGCGTTCGACCCGAAACGACCTCTGCCCGCCCCTGCTGGATGATGTACGGTTGCGCATGGGCACCCCGTGCAACAAGCTCGCGCGCGATTGCCGTCACCTCCTCACGGGCCACGAGTCCTTTGAAGACGGTGGTGATCACCTCGAACTCAACAGCCGCGTGAACGCAGACCTCGAGCGTGCGTTTTACCCGTGCCGCAACGCCCGTGGCCCGCGTTAGCTCGTCGTACCGCGCCCCGGACGAGAGCGGTGCCTTGATATCAAGGAAGAGCTTCTCAACGAGCCCTTGGTGCAGGAGCGATTCGACCGCATCGGGATAATAGCCACAGGTCTGCACGGCAACGAGCAGCCCCTGCTTCCGGGCAACGGCCGCAAGTGCTTCCAGTGCGACCGGCTGCATGCACGGTTCACCACCCGAGAGCACGACCGCATCGATGACGCACGCGTTCTTCACGATCTCGGCCTCAAGGTCATCCAGGTCCACGTAGTTCGAGCCCGCGCGGATCTGCGCGTTCTGACAGTAAACGCAGTTGAGCGGGCATCCGCGCAAAAAGATGACCATGGCGGTCTTGCCGCGCCAATCGATGGTAGAAACGGGGACGATATCGCCGAGGTTTACGGCTGCCATGCATCAGAAATAATCGACCACGCGCTCGAGCGCCCGCGCAATGAGGTCGGCGCAGTTCGTGAGATCCTGTAAGCTCAACAGCTCGACCGGCGAGTGTATATAGCGCGTGGGAATGCTCACGATACCCGTGGGGATACCGCACTTTGTCAGATGGATCACGCTCGCATCGGTATTCCCCCCGTCCGCGACGCTGAGCTGGTAGGCGATAGTGTATTGAGCTGCGGTCTCTTTGAGCCAGTTAAGTACCGCAGGTGGCGTGATAATGCCGCGGCCCGAGGCGTCGGAGACGGTAATCACGGGGCCTTTTCCCAGCTCCACCGGCCGATCCTTCTTCTCTATGCCCGGATGGCCGCCCGCGACTTCCACATCGATCGCTAAGGCAACGTCCGGTGTGAGCGCATACGCAGAGGTTCGCGCACCTTTCAGGCCCACTTCTTCCTGCACCGTACCTACCGCATACACCTCACAGTCCGTGGTCGTTCGCTTGAGCGCCTCGATCATTACCGCAACGCCTGCGCGGTTGTCAAAGGCCTTACAGGTAACCCGTTCGTTACCGAGATCGGCGAGATGGCGATCGAGGATGACGGGAGTCCCGACTGAAATGCCCATCTGCTCCACCTCGTCTCTGGTTCGCGCACCGACATCGATGAACATATCTTCGAGTTTGATCACCTTCTCGCGCTCTTCCTGCTTCATGCCATGCGGCGGTTTCGAGCCGATAACGCCGTAGAGACCGCCACCTCTGGCCTGTAGAATCACGCGCTGGTTGAGCAGCGACTGGTCAAACCAGCCGCCAATGGGTGAGAAGGTGATAAAACCCTCGTCATTGATATGCTTCACCATGAGCCCGATCTCATCGAGGTGTGCGGCGAGCATCACGGACGGCTTCTTACCATGGTGCGTCGCGATCAGATTCCCGAGCTTGTCGATCGAGATCTCGTCCGCATAGTCCTCGAGCTCCTCCTCGACGATCACCCGTACCTCGTTCTCGTAGCCCGAGAGGGCATGTGCCTCAGCCAATTTCCTCAGCAGTTCTTTCAGTTCAGCCATGTTGCGAGAGAATCCCGCCTCCCGGATTTGAACCGGGGACAGCACGGTGTCCGCGCGCGGTAATAAGATCTTCGGGAGGTGATCTAAAACGCCACACTACAGCCGCGCACTCTTCCAGACTGAGTTAAGGCGGGACATATGTACAGTACATACCCACCGTCCCATATAAATATTGCCCGGTGCGCCGTTCCCGCCCGGACTATCGCCTCACCGTTCACCAGGGGGTACCGGCCGGTAACTCGGAGAACAGAACCACATCCACCAACTCGTTCTCCTCGAGCAGCTCTTTGCCCTTCGCCATGAGGAAGTAGCCATCGGCCTTTGCGAGCGTGGTGATTGCGCCCGAGCCAGAGAGTACGGGCGTAGCGCGGTGATACTCTTCCGGGCTCCCGGGCGCGCTGAGCTTAACGAGCACGTATTCGTTTCGCCCCGGCTCGGAGAAGATACGTTGCGTCACCTGTGCGGTGATTGTCCGACCAGATCGGCCCGCAAATTCGGGTGCCGCACCTGCGAGTCGGCGCAGCAGTGGTGCCACGAACTGGTTAAAGGTGATCAGCGCGGACGTGGGATTCCCGGGCAGGCCGAATATTGGCCGTTCCTGGATCATACCGAAGATGAATGGCTTACCGGGTTTAATGTCCACGCCGTGTACGAGCATCTCACCGCGCGCCTCTATCGCTTGGGGCAGCAAATCGCCAACGCCGGCTGAAGTACCGCCCGACACGAGAATAACGTCTGCTTCAGTCTCTATCGCTCGTTCTAGCAGTTGGGAGAGTGCTTCGGGGGTATCCCGAGCAATCCCCAGCGCGCAGGGGATACAACCGAGTGCTCGCACCGAATCGCAGAGGGTCTGCGCATTCACATCATAGATCTTCGCCGGGGGGAGCGCTTCACCCGGTGCGACGAGCTCGTTACCCGTAGAGAGAATGGCAACCCGGGGCTTTTGATGCACGAGGACTTCCGTGAGCCCGCATGCCGCCAGAACACCGGTCGCACGTGGCGTGAGCACCGTGTTAGTCGCCAGTATTCGCTCGCCCCGTTTGATGTCCGAGCCCGCATGCATCACGTTCTCAGCCGGAGCGACCGGTTTGAAGATCTGCACCGCTGTGACCGATCTGCCTTCACGGTGCTCCTGACACTCAGCGGCATTCTCGATCTTGACCACGGCGTTAGCGCCCGCTGGCAGTGATGCGCCCGTCGAAATACCCATACAGGAGCCTTCGGTCACGATGCGCGTGGGCTGCATGCCGGCGAAGAGCGTATCGAGGAGCTGCAGTGAGACCGGATGGACTTCATCCGCATAGAAGGTATCCGAAGCGACGACCGCGTAGCCGTCCATGGTTGCACGATCAAAGGGCGGGACGTCAAGCGCTGAGACGACCTCGGCTGCCGCAATGCGGCCAAGAGCCTCGGTTATGCTCACCCGTTCCACTGCACGGCCGCTCCTCGTCCAGTTCTCCACGAGCGTGGTCGCAACGCGTGCAATAAGCGCTTCTACCTCCTGCTGCTCCGTGATCTCCAGGAACTGCTTCCCCATTGACCGTTCACTGAGAAAGAACGGTCAGTCAGAGAAAAAGCTTCGTCCTGCCTGCTAGCTAGTCCGTGGTCTCCGTGGACTCGTCACTGCGCTTAGACTGCTTGTGAGCGCCGTAGCCCAGTGCCGTGAACATCTCCACCGGGAAGGGAATGACGACGGTCGTTGCCTTCTCCTCGGTCGCCACTTGGATGGTCTGGAGCATCCGAATAAACATGCCGCCTTCCTCTTTCTCGAGGACGTTCGCCGCCTCTGCGATCTTCTTCGCGGCCAGGAACTCCGCATCTGCCGCGATCACGCGTGCCCTTCGGTTCCGCTCAGCCTCAGCCTGCGCGGCCATCGCCCGCTGCATCTCCTTCGGCAGCTCCACGTCCTTGATCTCCACGGCCGAGACTTTGATCCCCCAGGGGTCCGTCGCGTCGTCGATGATCTGCTGCAGCTCCTTATTGAGCTTATCACGCTCCGAGAGCAATTCGTCCAGTTCCGCCTGTCCGATAACACTGCGGATGGTCGTCAGTGCGATCTGAGAGGTGGCATATTGATACTGCTCCACCTCGGTCACCGCCTTCTCGGGATCCAGCACGCGGTAATACACCACGGCATTGACCCGGGTCGTGACATTATCCTTGGTGATAACCTCCTGCGGCGTGACATCGAAGACAGCGACCCGCAAGTCGATCTTCACCATGGTCTCGAAGATCGGGATGATCAAGAACAGCCCGGGGCCTCGTGCACCGACCAGGCGTCCGAGTCTGAAGATAACGCCGCGCTCATATTCCTTGACCACCTTGATTGAGGAAGCTAAGAGCAAGATAACGAAGAATACGATCCCAATAACCCATTCGAAAGCCATGTGTCCACTTATCACCTCCTCCTAATCAGTATACACACCCTGGGCCTATATATACCTTTGCATTTGGGGGGCTGTCAACATGTTGGGGGTTGGTGATCTAAACGACCCATCTCATGCTGTATTTTTTACCCCTGCGGCATACGTTTCGAGCTGAATTTGCGGTAGCACTCCTTACCGTTACAGCCCCCATTTGGGCTCTGCCGTGCGTTCGCGGCGATTCTGAATAAAGGGTTAAATGCACCGACGAGCATGTAAGAGCATGATAAATGAGAAAACGGTTGTTCCCTCTCAGCATAAGCGCAATCTAAAGCAGCAGTATAATTGCGCGATACTCACGATCAGCACCTCGAAATACGGGAAGCAAGCACAGGGTGAGATCGATCCCGGCGATCGTTCGGGAGCGATAGCGCAGGAGCTCGCGCGTCAGCATGGACACGCGGTCGTGTATTACGCGGTGGTGCCCGATGATGAGCGCCTCATTGGAGACGGTATAGTTTCTGCGCTGCGTTCGGATGCCGATTTCATCATCACGACAGGCGGAACCGGCTTGACGACGCACGATATCACGATAGAAGTGGTGGGGCACCTGCTGGAGAAGGAGATACCGGGCTTCGGCGAGCTCTTCCGGCTCAAGAGCTATGAGGAGATCGGCACGGCAGCGGTATTGAGCCGTGCACTTGCCGGCGTGATCGCACAGAAAGTGATTTTTTGCTTGCCCGGATCACCTCACGCAGTTGAATTGGCACTGCGAGAGATAATCATGCCTGAGCTCGCGCATATCCTGAAGCACGTGCGCGAGTAAACTGCTGCTCGATCGTAACAGCAGAAATGAAGAAGGAACGAAGTGGGGTCGGTGCGATTTGAACGCACGATCGGCGAGTCTGGAGCCCGCTGCCCTACCGGACTAGGCCACGACCCCCCTTTTTCTGTATACCTGTAAGGCTACTCGTTTATTAAGTAAATGACGCTACGCAGCAGGCAAGAGATCGCCGCAGATCTCCCGCATCTTCGACTCGCCCTCGCGAGGCCCGCGCATAATGAGCAGATCGCCGCTCTTGATCACGGCACTTCCCGCGGGGTTATAGACCCACCTGCCCTCCCGTCGCCGGATCGCGAGGATGAACATCCCGGTGCGGGTCTCGATTCGCAACGTCTTGAGTGTCTGGTCAAATATCTCCGGGTTCTTCACTGCCATCTTCAGAATAATCTCGTCGGATTCCTCGATCGAGGCACGAAAGACCGGATGTAACGGGGTAGCACGAAGGACGACGTCCGCGATCTCGTAAGCGGCATCTGAAAGGATCTCTGAGGACGACGCGATATGCAGTAAGCCACGGAACTCCGCGAAATTGCTCCGCTTGGTCACCCCGCGCGCCGCCTCGATCACCAGGATCTCCAGCTCTTCCTTCATACGATCCATCGATTCTTCCATGTTCTTCACTTCTTGCGCGATCTCTTTACTGTAAAAGCGAACGGCGGAATACGCGAGCCCGACGATCAGCTCGGACAGGTTCTTCATATCCGCGATGAGATCGGCAATCTCCTCGGTGAGTCGTTTCTGCTGGAGTCCTTCTTCCGTCTCCTTCTCGCGCTCCTGATATTCGCGGCCCGTCGCCAGTTTACAGAACGCGGGTATGCCCTCAGTCGGACCTGAGGTAATGATCAGATCGTTCTCCAGCAGTCGCTCGTCCTTATCGGGCGAGAAAATCCAATGCGAGCCTCGTTTCAACGCCAGGACGTGCATACCCGTCTCCGTCTCGAGCTGCAACTCGGCCAGCGACTTATTCCTGAGTATTGACGACGGCTTGATCCGTACATTGAGGATCGCTTCCTCGAACTCCTCGCGGTCAAGATAGTCGGTGATGCTCACGGAGGTCGCGACCTTGGCAATGTCGCCTGCGGCATTCGAGATCTTCTCCGCCGCCGAGGCGATCTGCAAGATGCCGACGAACTCAAAGGCGTCTTCGATGCTCCGCACACCCAGCATGATCGCGATGCGCAGTTTGTAGAGCAACGAGTGCATCGTCTGCTCCAATTTGAACACTTCGTTCGCGATCTCCGGATTGTTGTAGATGATCGCGGAGTACGCGAGGTCGAGCATCGAGCCTGAGAGATCCTTCATCTCCACGAGCACGGACTTCGCATTGAACGTACTGATCTCGTCCCGCAATTCCTCTTGTGTCTTCACAGCCTGAGCACACCACCGTTAGTTACGAAAGAGCAATATCTGCTCCCAGAGTAAGCATATCCTTAAAGAAAGAGGGATAGGAGATCTTTACGCTGTCCACCCCGCTGACCACCGATTCACCGCGCGCGGTAAGAGCCGCAACCACGAGCGCCATTGCCAGGCGATGGTCATCGTGAGCAGAGACCGCTGCGGCCTGCAAGGGCGTGCCCTTCGTCCCTTCTATACGGAGGCCATCTTCCTTCTCGGTTATCCGCACGCCCAGCTTCGTGAGCTCCTCGGCGAGATACCGCAGCCGATCGGTCTCTTTAAGCCTGAGATGCGCCACACCCGATATGTCGGTCGTACCCGCAGCGACGGCCGCCACCACCGCTATGGTCGGCACCAGATCAGGATTCTCGCGCAGGTCTACCGAGATCGCCTGTAACCCGCCTGTTACGGTGCCGTTCACCTCGACAACGCCCGCCGACCGATCCCAGTGGAGAGCGGCCCCCATCGCTTCCAGTAAGGCGACGATCCTCGAGTCGCCCTGTGCGGACGGGAAGAGATTCCGGACCCGTACGGGTGAATTCGAGATGGCCGCAGCCGCCAGGAGATATGAGGCGGATGAGAAATCGCCGGGGACGGTATATCGTGCTAACGAGTACGCCTGTCCACCCGTAACCGGGAATGCGTAATCGCGAGAACCTTCAGGACACGAGCAGGGGATCTCAACGCCCGCCTGCTGGATGACCTCGGTCGTCATTCTCATGTACGGTACTGAACTAAGATTGGTCGCCAGGATATATGAATCATGGCCCGCAAGAGGACAGGCGATGAGCAAACCTGAGACGAACTGCGAGCTCTGGGACCCATTAAACGTGGTCGTGCCACCTTTGAGTGGCCCGCGAACCACGAGCGGGGCTGTTCCGTCAGCTTTCGTCGAGATCGCCTCGGCACCGAGATCTGTGAGCGCAGCCAGGAGCGCCCCGTTTGGACGTTTACGTAACGAGTCGTCCCCGGTCAACACCGTAACGCCCTCACACAACGCAGCGACCGCGGTGAAGAAGCGGAGCGTGGTGCCGGAGTTCCCGGCATTGAGCACATCATCTGGTGTCGCTGGCCGGCCGTCAACGCCGTCGATCAGCAACTTCGGGGCCGGCTCGTCACGGCGTACCGTAATACCGGCACCCAGCGCCCGCGCCGCAGCCATCGTTGCTTCCGTGTCACCCGAGAGCAAAGGATAGAAGATCTCACTCCGCTTCGCCAACGCGGCGATGGTGATGGCCCGATGGGTATAACTCTTTGAGGGTGGGGCGATAGCTTCACCTTCGATCGTGGACCTGCGTACCCGCGCGTTCATGAGAGCCGTGAATGGTAAAGGATCGTGCGTACGATTAATCACATGACCTCCTGATCAGTCGTGACTGGAATCCGTGATAGACCGAGAAGCCTTCGACGATTCGCGTCTCCGCTTTGGCGTCGAATGAGACACCGGGTGAATATAATGCGTTCGGCGATGCGCGACCCAGAACACAAGCGAGTCCTTTGCTCAGCTTCAGGTGTACCGTACCGGTCACGCGTTTCTGAGTCTCATTGATGAAGGCGTTGAGGTCGTCGTAGAGTGGATCCATAACCAGACCCTGGTAGACCAGCTCACCCCAGGCCTGATCAACCGCCGCTTTGAACCGCAGCTCGTTGCGCGTGAGCACGAGCCGCTCGAGATCGCGGTGCGCCTTCAGCAGTATCGTGGCCGCGGGATGCTCGTAGTTCTCGCGCGCCTTGAAGCCCAGGACACGATCCTCGATCATATCCGTGCGCCCGATACCGTGAATGCCGCCCACCTCATTCAGCCTCGTGATGAGCGTGAGGCCGTCCATTCGCTCGCCATTCAGCGCTACGGGTACGCCCTGCTCAAAGCTGACCTGTATCAATTCCGGCTTCTCCGGTGCCGCATCCTGGGAAACGGTCCATTTATAAATCTCTTCTGGCGGGTAGGCCGCGGGATCCTCCAATTCGCTCCCCTCTATGCTTCTGCTCCAGAGGTTCTCGTCGATGCTCCAGCGCTTCTCTGATTCAAAGGCGATACCGTGCTTCGCCGCATACGCGTGCTCCTCCTCGCGTGTCAAGCTCAACTCTCGTACCGGTGCCACAACTGCCAGATCGGTAGCTCTGAAGATCGCATCGAATCTGAGCTGGTCGTTGCCTTTGCCCGTACAGCCGTGTGCCACTGCTTCGGCGTCACGATTCTGCGCGACCACCACCACTTTCTTCGCGATCAATGGTCGCGCGATGGCCGTGCCCAGTACGTATCCCTCGTAGTCCCCGTTCGCTTTGATCAAGGGGAAGAGGTAATCGTGGACGAACTCTTGCCGGGCATCGAGGAGTAGCGCGACATCAGCGAGCTTCGTAGCACGATTCACGCCCTCTTTTATGTCTGACTCGGGCTGCCCCACGTCCACCAGCACCGCGATCACTTCGTCGTATCCGTACTGCTCGCGGAGCAAAGGGATGCAGACCGAGGTGTCCAGGCCACCGGAATATGCCAGCACTATGCGCTTCATGGCGCCCGCTTATATCTCGCCTCCTTCAGGTCAGTAACGAAAAGGTCACCGCTCAGGTGGCATAAGGGGTTCGCTTTCTCGAGATCCAGAACGCCGGGAGCTTTCCAGTACTCGTCCTTCACCGCCGCAGCCACGACCCGGCCCGTTATCCAGATATGGTCACCCAACTCGACCGCATGCTCGCAGGTGCATTCGAGCCATGCAAGCGCTTCTTTTATCCGCGGCGGCTTCACCGTGCTGGCTCGTGCCTCGGTTAAGCCCGCGTGCGTGAGCTCGCACTCCTCGTACGGGTAATCCGTCTCCAGGACGTGCAGACGCTCACCAAGCTCTTTCCCCACCACATTGACGACGAACTCGCCATTCGCCCGAATATTCCGCCAGGTATCGTGTGCCGGATTACAGGAGAATCCGTACAGCGGTGGCTCGAAGCTGATGGGTGAATTGAAGCTGAACGGCGCGGCATTTGCGATACCCCGAGCTGATATGGTGGTGATCACCACCGCGGTGCGAACAAGAACCTTATGGAAGGTATTGTGTGCAAGCTCCATTTTCAGAAACCGATCTTATTCCTTTGATGCCCCTTATATACACGCGCACGGTTATAAATCTTTCCGAGTTCGTACCGCTCGCGTCGCGCGTGCGGTCCCGAAATATGGTTTTCAGGCCGCGAGCAGCTCTTCGCCCCGGTCAATAACGATCCTGCAGGGTGTGGGGAGCTTGTAGCTCGCGCGGCGGAGCGCTTCCTTGGCCGCCTCGACGTTATCCGGCTCGACGCCGACGGAGAGCATTCGCTGCCCGCTCTTCACCCGTGCCGCCGTTCCCACTGCACGGCCAAAGGCATGGCGCATGCCACTCGAGACGCGGTCCGCACCCGCGCCGGTCGCCAACTTGTTCTCGCGCAGCACGTGGTGCGGATAGAGCCGAATTTTCAGGTAGAAGTTCTTTCGCCCTACGCCCTTGACCAGATACCGGTTCGCGAAGATTCGAGCCGCTTCGAGCGCATTATGCCGAATCTGGCAGGACTCCTTGGCGACTAAGGACAGCGTCACCGGAAAGTCGACACTGGCATTACCCATATCGAAGATGGTGATCTTGCTACCGGGTACACCTCCCAGGTACTCCCGGCGCACGTACGCATGTCCTGACACTCGTGTGTACATACGAGCTGGTTTTCGGCTCATTGGTGGCTCCTACTATTGAATCATCCTGCTGCTTAAAAACCTTTCTTCAGGAGGAGTGAGGGGTACCCGAGGTACGGAACGCGGACTTTCGCGACCGCGATGATCCACTCGGGCTTCACCGGCTCGACACCCAGCATGGGCTGGTCGTAGCCGGAATTATTATCGCCTTTCGTGATGTAACCCTCATGGGGCGCGGGCTTGCCATCCGGCATTGCCTCGCCTTGCTCAACCCAGTACATCGCGCGATGGATGATGGGCGTTGCCGCGGTGAGCCCGTTCGGGCGATAGATGATCACATTCCCGTAGGTGTTGAAGGAATCATATCCCGTGAGTTTACCCTCTGCATAGGTCGTAATGGTCGTGCGGTGCGGCGCCTGGACGAGGATCAAATCGCCCACCTGCATATTCGGCTCCATGCTCCCCGATTCAACGGCGAAGCCAATGTGCCACGAGCCCGTGGCCGCATAGGCGACCGAAACGATAAGCACGACGATGACCAGCGCTTCCAACAGACTCTTGCCCAGTTCAAGCAGTACCTTCTTCGTCTCCATGCTCCCTGCCAGTTCCTCGTTATGTATAGTAGTATAGCCACCGGCTGAATAAAAGAGGTTCAAGATCCGCACGCGGTATGCAGGGTAGGAAGCAATCGTCCCGGGAGAGTATAGTATTCCAAAAGGTTTATAATCCTTTTAGCACTTATCACATTCACCCCACGACGATGACCAGGTCTACCGGCTTTGTCTATCATGCGGATTTCTTGCGTCATGACACGGGCGTTCATCCCGAGAGCGCGGATCGATTGCTCAGTATCATGCGGAAATTAGAGCAGCAGGAGCTCATCACGCAGCTGGAACATATCGTCCCGGAGCGCGCGCCGATCGAGGCTGTTACGTACGTGCACAGCCGCGAGTATGTGCAGAAGGTAGCGGACATGAGTGCGCGCGGTGGTGGCATGCTCGATCCTGACACGCCGGTCTGCGCTGCGACGTTCGATACAGCCCTCCTCGCAGCAGGCGGGCTCATGCGTGCGGCTGATAGCGTGCTGGCCAATGATAACGCCCTGAAACGGGTTTTTGCACTGGTGCGACCGCCCGGGCATCATGCGAACGCTAAACGCGGCCGCGGGTTCTGTATCTTCAATAATATCGCGATCGCCGCGGAATACCTGAAGCGCGCGTATCGCCTCAAACGCATTCTCATTGTGGACTGGGACGTGCACCACGGTAATGGCACGCAGGAGATCTTCTACGAGGATCCCGGCGTTCTTTATCTCTCCACCCATCAATATCCCCATTATCCAGGAACGGGCTGGATAACGGAGGTGGGCGCGGGAGGAGGCGAGGGTTATACGGTGAATATCCCGCTCCCCATTGGTAGTGGTGATGCTGAGTATCTCTTCGCGCTCACCGCAATCCTGGTGCCCATTGCGCGTGAGTTCCAGCCGGAATGTGTGCTTGTCTCCGCGGGTTTTGATACGCATTCGACTGATCCGCTCGCCTCAATGAAGGTGTCAACCTCGGGTTTTGGCGCATTCGCCGAGCTCGTACTGGCGATAGCGAACGAGCAGTGCTGGGGGCGGGTCATACTGACGTTAGAGGGGGGTTATAATCATGAAGCACTCGGCGACTCCGTGCTGGCAGTCTTCCAGTCGCTTCTGGCAGGAACCGGTGCACTTCCGGAGAGCGGCGGTATGCGTCCGAGTGCGGAGGTACAGCAACGGGTCGCGGATGTACTAGCAGTGCAACGGGCGTACTGGCGTATCTAATCGAAGCTTTGCGCCATCATGCAGGCGTTCACGGGGACTGAAAAGGGGTCGCAGAGATGAGAGATGGTGCAGGGCCAGGAGGCCTAAACGAAGGATGCGGGATCGCGGGTGTCGTGCTCAGCAGGGGTAATGCGGCCCTACCACTCTATTATGCGCTCTACGCGTTACAGCATCGCGGGCAGGAATCGTCAGGCATCGCTGTGTCCGGGCACGCGGAATCGGTCAAGCTGCTCAAGGGCCGGGGACTCGTCTCCGAAGTATTCTCCAAAGAACAGATTGCCACGTTAACGGGAACTATGGGTATCGGGCACGTCCAATATTCCACCCGGGGTGCATCCAGGATCGAATCTACGGAACCGTTACTGGTCACGTATCGGCACGGCGAGATCGCCATCGGCCTCAACGGCAGTCTCGTCAACACCGCCGCCTTGCGGAAAGAGCTGGAACGTGACGGGCGGATATTTCATTCGGACTCGGATACGGAGGTAATCGCGCAGTTGCTCGTGAAGCATTTGATGAACCACACTCCGCTGGACGCGGTGAAGGAGCTGATGCGCCGCGTCGTCGGCTCGTATTCGCTGGTCATCCTGATGGACTCATCGGTGCTCGCGGTGCGGGATCCACTCGGCATAAAACCGCTCTGCATCGGCGCCCTGAACGATGAGGCGGGCAACCGCACGGGTTATATCGTCGCGTCTGAGAGTCCCGCAATTGACACGCTGGGCGGTGAGCTCCTGCGCGACGTCCGGCCTGGCGAGGTACTCCTGCTCGGGTTTCCAGAAGAAAGCCCGGGGAGCCCCTGGCGAGCGCGCCAAAACGGTGCTGTGCCGTTTGAGAGCCACCAGTTGTACCGGGGGCTTAACAGCGCTCATTGTATCTTTGAATACGTCTACTTCGCGCGTCCAGACTCGGTAATCGACGGGCGCTTGGTCTATGATGTGCGGCTGCGAATCGGTGAGCGCCTGGCGGAGGAACATCCGGTGGATGCGGACATCATCACCCCCGTCCCTGACTCAGGCATCACCTACGCCATCGGCTATGCGCGGCGTTCGGGCATCGATTACATGGAAGGCCTGATCAAGAACCGATACGTCGGACGGACGTTCATTATGCCGGAGCAATCGACGCGTGACACCGCGGTTCGCCTGAAATTGAACGTGGTACACGCGAATGTGGCTGGGATGCGCGTCGTGCTCGTGGATGACAGCATCGTGCGCGGGACGACCTCGCGCATAATCGTGGATCATTTGAAGAAGAAAGGTGCGCGTGAGGTCCATCTGCGAATCGGGAGCCCACCGATTATCGCGCCATGCTATCTCGGGATCGATACACCGACGCGGGATGAGCTGGTCGCCTGTGGGCGGACTCTCGACGAGATCGCTGCGTTTTTACACGCCGACTCCGTCCGTTATGTGAGCTCTGAGGGGCTGATCGAGGCCGTTGGTATCGATGAGAGCAACCTCTGTCTGGGCTGCGTATCCGGTAA
This genomic interval from Methanomicrobia archaeon contains the following:
- the aroA gene encoding 3-phosphoshikimate 1-carboxyvinyltransferase, with amino-acid sequence MNARVRRSTIEGEAIAPPSKSYTHRAITIAALAKRSEIFYPLLSGDTEATMAAARALGAGITVRRDEPAPKLLIDGVDGRPATPDDVLNAGNSGTTLRFFTAVAALCEGVTVLTGDDSLRKRPNGALLAALTDLGAEAISTKADGTAPLVVRGPLKGGTTTFNGSQSSQFVSGLLIACPLAGHDSYILATNLSSVPYMRMTTEVIQQAGVEIPCSCPEGSRDYAFPVTGGQAYSLARYTVPGDFSSASYLLAAAAISNSPVRVRNLFPSAQGDSRIVALLEAMGAALHWDRSAGVVEVNGTVTGGLQAISVDLRENPDLVPTIAVVAAVAAGTTDISGVAHLRLKETDRLRYLAEELTKLGVRITEKEDGLRIEGTKGTPLQAAAVSAHDDHRLAMALVVAALTARGESVVSGVDSVKISYPSFFKDMLTLGADIALS
- a CDS encoding argininosuccinate synthase, encoding MKRIVLAYSGGLDTSVCIPLLREQYGYDEVIAVLVDVGQPESDIKEGVNRATKLADVALLLDARQEFVHDYLFPLIKANGDYEGYVLGTAIARPLIAKKVVVVAQNRDAEAVAHGCTGKGNDQLRFDAIFRATDLAVVAPVRELSLTREEEHAYAAKHGIAFESEKRWSIDENLWSRSIEGSELEDPAAYPPEEIYKWTVSQDAAPEKPELIQVSFEQGVPVALNGERMDGLTLITRLNEVGGIHGIGRTDMIEDRVLGFKARENYEHPAATILLKAHRDLERLVLTRNELRFKAAVDQAWGELVYQGLVMDPLYDDLNAFINETQKRVTGTVHLKLSKGLACVLGRASPNALYSPGVSFDAKAETRIVEGFSVYHGFQSRLIRRSCD
- a CDS encoding flavin reductase family protein, which gives rise to MELAHNTFHKVLVRTAVVITTISARGIANAAPFSFNSPISFEPPLYGFSCNPAHDTWRNIRANGEFVVNVVGKELGERLHVLETDYPYEECELTHAGLTEARASTVKPPRIKEALAWLECTCEHAVELGDHIWITGRVVAAAVKDEYWKAPGVLDLEKANPLCHLSGDLFVTDLKEARYKRAP
- a CDS encoding 50S ribosomal protein L16; amino-acid sequence: MSRKPARMYTRVSGHAYVRREYLGGVPGSKITIFDMGNASVDFPVTLSLVAKESCQIRHNALEAARIFANRYLVKGVGRKNFYLKIRLYPHHVLRENKLATGAGADRVSSGMRHAFGRAVGTAARVKSGQRMLSVGVEPDNVEAAKEALRRASYKLPTPCRIVIDRGEELLAA
- a CDS encoding signal peptidase I; the encoded protein is METKKVLLELGKSLLEALVIVVLIVSVAYAATGSWHIGFAVESGSMEPNMQVGDLILVQAPHRTTITTYAEGKLTGYDSFNTYGNVIIYRPNGLTAATPIIHRAMYWVEQGEAMPDGKPAPHEGYITKGDNNSGYDQPMLGVEPVKPEWIIAVAKVRVPYLGYPSLLLKKGF
- a CDS encoding histone deacetylase; translation: MTRSTGFVYHADFLRHDTGVHPESADRLLSIMRKLEQQELITQLEHIVPERAPIEAVTYVHSREYVQKVADMSARGGGMLDPDTPVCAATFDTALLAAGGLMRAADSVLANDNALKRVFALVRPPGHHANAKRGRGFCIFNNIAIAAEYLKRAYRLKRILIVDWDVHHGNGTQEIFYEDPGVLYLSTHQYPHYPGTGWITEVGAGGGEGYTVNIPLPIGSGDAEYLFALTAILVPIAREFQPECVLVSAGFDTHSTDPLASMKVSTSGFGAFAELVLAIANEQCWGRVILTLEGGYNHEALGDSVLAVFQSLLAGTGALPESGGMRPSAEVQQRVADVLAVQRAYWRI
- the purF gene encoding amidophosphoribosyltransferase, encoding MRDGAGPGGLNEGCGIAGVVLSRGNAALPLYYALYALQHRGQESSGIAVSGHAESVKLLKGRGLVSEVFSKEQIATLTGTMGIGHVQYSTRGASRIESTEPLLVTYRHGEIAIGLNGSLVNTAALRKELERDGRIFHSDSDTEVIAQLLVKHLMNHTPLDAVKELMRRVVGSYSLVILMDSSVLAVRDPLGIKPLCIGALNDEAGNRTGYIVASESPAIDTLGGELLRDVRPGEVLLLGFPEESPGSPWRARQNGAVPFESHQLYRGLNSAHCIFEYVYFARPDSVIDGRLVYDVRLRIGERLAEEHPVDADIITPVPDSGITYAIGYARRSGIDYMEGLIKNRYVGRTFIMPEQSTRDTAVRLKLNVVHANVAGMRVVLVDDSIVRGTTSRIIVDHLKKKGAREVHLRIGSPPIIAPCYLGIDTPTRDELVACGRTLDEIAAFLHADSVRYVSSEGLIEAVGIDESNLCLGCVSGNYPVEIPGEQCIARQLRLSHFA